The DNA sequence GCGCTATAAGTCAGAGCTAACCAGTCGTAGCATTTGTATCGCGTCGCCGCAAAACCAAGCTCACTACCAAAGCCTTGAATGAGCCCAGAAATCAAAGTGCTCATGCCAAATTGGCTACCATATAGTACCTCTGCGAGGGCTGCAAGCGCTTCTCCAATCGTGGCGCTACCAGCTTTGCGAATGAGCATAGCTGACATAGGAGCAGCCATGCACCAAAGTCCGAACAAGACTTCATTGGCGAAAGGCTCCAAACCTGCTGGTGCTAAAATAGCTGTTAAAATGTTGTAAAGAAAACCAGAACCAACAAAAATCCCACCGAAAAGAATAGCTAAAAGAGCTAAGAGGATAACATCTCGTAAACTCCATTTTTCAAACATAAAAAACTCCTTCTAACAAAGCAGATGAGGAGTTTTGGCGCAACAAAATAAAATCTAATCACATAAATGATTAGAACGGTTTGGTCTTTCTTATACATTTCCCTGCGGCAGCATTAACTGCATCAGGTTCCATGGGTATAATCTCAGCCTCAGCACCCCAAATGTTCTTTGCTTTTTATTATGTTGCTATTCTAACATCTATTTTCAAAAATAGCAAGCAAAGGATTTTCAAAAATTTTGATGTATACGGCTGTCATAGCCTTAAACTATATTAAATCATAAAATGTTAAACGACACGCGATGAAATCAACGTTTAATATATATATATATATATATATGGAATCTAGCTATAGTTTTTAACTATAACAAATTCCTGGAAATTCCAATTATACAGAGCTTAGATTTTCTGTTAAGATAGTGTCAACAAGAAATTTTGGAGGATGACTATGTCAACTACGATTATCGGCTTCCCACGTTTGGGAGAATTCCGCGAATTAAAATTCACCATTGAAAAGTACTTTAGGAATGAAATTTCAGCTCAAGAGCTCCTGGCTACTGCCAAGGACCTGCGCGCCAAACACTGGAATATCGTCAAAGAGCACGGGATTACTGAAGTGCCGTCCAACGATTTTTCTCACTATGATAACGTTTTGGATGCTGCCTTCCTCTTCAACGTAGTGCCGCCATCTGTGCAAGGTTTGGACCTGACGGACCTGGAGCGTTATTTTGCTCTGGCCCGCGGCTACCAAGGAGAAAAAGGTGACGTCCGTGCCCTGCCGATGAAAAAGTGGTTCAACACCAACTATCATTACATCGTTCCAAAATTTGAAAAAGACACTGAGGTCAAACTGGTCGGTCACAAGATTTTTGACGAATACCAGGAAGCCAAGGAGCTGGGTCTGGATACCCGTCCGGTCCTGGTAGGTCCCTTCACACTCCTGCAGCTGTCCGACTTTGAAGAAGGGGTAGAACCTGCCCAGTTTGTGGATGCCCTGGCCAAGGCCTATCAGGAAGTCTTTGCCAAATTGGCCAACCTTGGTGCCGGCTGCATCCAGCTGGATGAGCCTGCTCTGGTCAAGGATCTGTCTGCCGAAGAGAAGGCCCTCTTCCTGGCCCTTTACAAGAAGCTCCTGGTGGATAAAAAAGGCCTGGAAGTCCTGATCCAAACCTACTTCGGCGATGTTCGGGATATCTACTCTGATTTGATCGAACTGCCGGTTGATGCCATCGGTCTGGATTTCGTCGAAGGCAAGAAAACCCTAGAGTTGGTCAAGTCCGGCTTCCCGGCCGACAAGACCCTTTATGCCGGGATTGTCAACGGTAAGAATATCTGGCGCAATAATTATGAAAAGAGCCTGGCTGTTCTGGAGCAGATTCCGGCTGAAAAGCTTGTGCTGACCAGCTCCTGCTCCCTGCTGCATGTACCTTTCACCACAACCAATGAAGACTTTGAAGAAGCCATCCTCAAGCACTTTGCCTTTGCGGTGGAAAAGCTGGATGAGATCCGGGACCTGGATGCCATCCGCAATGGTGGCGGTGCAGAAGCCCTGGTGGCGAATAAAGAACTCTTTGCCACTGAGCGTGTCGGTCAAAATGCTGAATTGGCAACTCGTATCGCTGGATTGACCGATGCCGACTACACTCGCCTGCCGGCCTTCGCAGAACGCGAAGCCATCCAGAAGGAAGCCTTCAAACTTCCGGCCCTGCCGACGACAACCATCGGTTCCTTCCCTCAGACCAAGGAAGTTCGGGCCAAGCGCCTGGCCTTCCGCAAGGGTGAGCTTTCTCAGGAAGACTATGATAAGTTCCTGGCTGAGCAGATCGACGAATGGATCAAGTGGCAGGAAGAAGTCGGTTTTGATGTTCTGGTTCACGGGGAATTCGAGCGCAATGACATGGTAGAATACTTCGGTCAAAATCTGTCCGGCTATCTCTTCTCCAAGAACGGCTGGGTGCAGTCCTACGGTATGCGTGGGGTGAAACCGCCGATTATCTGGGGAGATGTAACCCGCCTCAACCCGATTACTGTTAAATGGTCCAGCTATGCTCAAAGCCGGACTGACAAGCCGGTTAAGGGAATGCTGACGGGACCTGTAACCATCCTCAACTGGTCCTTCCCACGGGAAGATATTTCCATCAAGGACTCTACCCTGCAGATTGCCCTGGCCATCAAGGACGAAGTTCTGGACCTGGAAGCTGCCGGCGTTAAGATTATCCAAATCGATGAAGCTGCCCTGCGTGAAAAGCTGCCGCTCCGTCGCAGCGACTGGTATGAAGACTATCTGGACTGGGCTATTCCGGCCTTCCGTCTGGTCCACTCTACCGTTGCACCGGATACGCAGATCCATACCCACATGTGCTACTCAGAGTTTACCGATATTATCCCGGCCATTGACAACATGGATGCGGATGTTATCTCCTTTGAAGCCAGCCGCTCCAACCTGGAAATCCTGGATGAGCTCAAGGTCAAGAACTTTCAGACAGAAGTGGGACCTGGAGTTTACGATATCCACTCTCCTCGTGTACCAAATGAAGAGGAAATCGACCACACCATCGAAGCCATCCTGACCAAGGTGCCGAGCCGCAAGGTCTGGATCAATCCTGACTGCGGTCTGAAAACGCGTGGCATTACTGAAACCAAGGCCAGCCTAGTCCGCCTGGTAGAGGCAGCCAAGGCAGCGCGTGAAAAACTTTAATCAAAAAATAAGAGCTGACAGAAGGGAGGGCCTGCCCCTGCCCTTGCTGTCTTAGTAAAGGAATTGTGAAACATGTCTAGCCAAAGCCCGTCTATCTCTTTTGAAATATTTCCTCCCAATCCAGCAGTAGGCAATGAAAAGATTATGGTGGCCCTGAAGGAAATGCAGGACCTGGCGCCTCATTTTATCAGTGTCACAGCGAGTAATAATAAGTTCAATATCGAAGAAACGACGGTGCGTCTGGCGGACTTTATCCGCAATGACCTGCACATCCCGACCATTGCTCACCTGCCTGCGGTTTATCTGACTAAGGAAATGGTTACAGAAACTCTGACAGCACTTGATAAGGTAGGTGTTCATAAAGTATTGGCACTCAGAGGGGATATCCTCCCTGATGTGGAGCCCCAAAAGGATTTCGTCTACGCAACAGATTTGATTGAGTATATTAAGAAAGAAGCTCCTCACTTTGAGATTGTGGGTGCCTGTTATCCAGAAGGTCATCCAGACTCGCCCAATCAAATCTCGGATATCCAAAATCTCAAAAAGAAGGTGGATGCCGGCTGTTCCAGCCTTTTAACACAACTTTTCTTTGACAATGAGAGTTTTTACGATTTTCAAGATAAATGTATCTTAGCAGGGATTGAGGTTCCGATTCATGCGGGGATTATGCCGATTTTAAACCGAAATCAAGCTCTTCGTTTGCTCAAAACCTGTGAAAACATTTATTTACCACGAAAATTTTGCTCTATTCTAGATAAATATGAACACGATCCAGAGTCACTTAGAGCAGCAGGATTAGCTTATGCGATTGACCAAATTGTTGACTTAGTCACTCAAGATGTGGCAGGCGTTCATTTATATACAATGAACAATTCCGATACTGCTCATCAAATTTATCAAGCGACGCATACATTTTTTGATAAGTAAGGATGTCCTGACCTTTGTTGTTCTGCAGTTGCAGCTAGAAACCTTAAAAGAGTGCTGAAAATGCGCTCTTTTTGGTTTTCTGATTGATAGGGAATATTAAGTGATGAAAGAATAGTATCAGCATTTATGGCTATTCTACAAGAAAGGGGTTACAAAAAAGGGTATAATAGAAGTAACGAAAGAACGAGGTGAATAAAATGACAGAAAAACAGTTTCCGAATGGTTTTTGTAGGGCGGTGCAACTGCTGCCAATCAGTATGAAGGTGGCTGGGATTTAGGTGGTCGTGGTCCGGCTACATCTGATACAGCCAAAGCTGTACGCCCTGAGGAACGTCAAAATATGGAAGGTTTTGCCGCACCCATGACCAGAGAAAAA is a window from the Streptococcus anginosus subsp. whileyi MAS624 genome containing:
- a CDS encoding ECF transporter S component produces the protein MFEKWSLRDVILLALLAILFGGIFVGSGFLYNILTAILAPAGLEPFANEVLFGLWCMAAPMSAMLIRKAGSATIGEALAALAEVLYGSQFGMSTLISGLIQGFGSELGFAATRYKCYDWLALTYSAIGTTFLSFAYEYFKIGYYAFKPEFVLALFVVRFLSVFFFCAVLVKIIMNLYDKINQAAGK
- the metE gene encoding 5-methyltetrahydropteroyltriglutamate--homocysteine S-methyltransferase, translating into MSTTIIGFPRLGEFRELKFTIEKYFRNEISAQELLATAKDLRAKHWNIVKEHGITEVPSNDFSHYDNVLDAAFLFNVVPPSVQGLDLTDLERYFALARGYQGEKGDVRALPMKKWFNTNYHYIVPKFEKDTEVKLVGHKIFDEYQEAKELGLDTRPVLVGPFTLLQLSDFEEGVEPAQFVDALAKAYQEVFAKLANLGAGCIQLDEPALVKDLSAEEKALFLALYKKLLVDKKGLEVLIQTYFGDVRDIYSDLIELPVDAIGLDFVEGKKTLELVKSGFPADKTLYAGIVNGKNIWRNNYEKSLAVLEQIPAEKLVLTSSCSLLHVPFTTTNEDFEEAILKHFAFAVEKLDEIRDLDAIRNGGGAEALVANKELFATERVGQNAELATRIAGLTDADYTRLPAFAEREAIQKEAFKLPALPTTTIGSFPQTKEVRAKRLAFRKGELSQEDYDKFLAEQIDEWIKWQEEVGFDVLVHGEFERNDMVEYFGQNLSGYLFSKNGWVQSYGMRGVKPPIIWGDVTRLNPITVKWSSYAQSRTDKPVKGMLTGPVTILNWSFPREDISIKDSTLQIALAIKDEVLDLEAAGVKIIQIDEAALREKLPLRRSDWYEDYLDWAIPAFRLVHSTVAPDTQIHTHMCYSEFTDIIPAIDNMDADVISFEASRSNLEILDELKVKNFQTEVGPGVYDIHSPRVPNEEEIDHTIEAILTKVPSRKVWINPDCGLKTRGITETKASLVRLVEAAKAAREKL
- the metF gene encoding methylenetetrahydrofolate reductase [NAD(P)H]; this translates as MSSQSPSISFEIFPPNPAVGNEKIMVALKEMQDLAPHFISVTASNNKFNIEETTVRLADFIRNDLHIPTIAHLPAVYLTKEMVTETLTALDKVGVHKVLALRGDILPDVEPQKDFVYATDLIEYIKKEAPHFEIVGACYPEGHPDSPNQISDIQNLKKKVDAGCSSLLTQLFFDNESFYDFQDKCILAGIEVPIHAGIMPILNRNQALRLLKTCENIYLPRKFCSILDKYEHDPESLRAAGLAYAIDQIVDLVTQDVAGVHLYTMNNSDTAHQIYQATHTFFDK